Proteins from a genomic interval of Desulfovibrio aminophilus DSM 12254:
- a CDS encoding symporter small accessory protein, translating to MLGFGSVEIALAYWACILASVFCVAYGALKWNDGGAPDKTKVSKVILPPKSE from the coding sequence ATGCTCGGATTCGGAAGCGTCGAAATCGCCCTGGCCTACTGGGCCTGCATTCTGGCCTCGGTCTTCTGCGTGGCCTACGGCGCCCTGAAGTGGAACGACGGCGGCGCTCCGGACAAGACCAAGGTCAGCAAGGTCATCCTGCCGCCCAAGAGCGAGTAG